From Pandoraea norimbergensis, the proteins below share one genomic window:
- a CDS encoding alpha/beta fold hydrolase: MPSTFQYGANVAANGIRQHYLRYGGVHGARAARPAIVLIPGITSPAVTWGFVGEVLGREFDTYVLDVRGRGLSSASPELDYSLDAQADDVVALIAALKLDRAILVGHSMGARIAARAAMREPRGLVSVVLIDPPVSGPGRREYPGKLPWYVDSMALARAGTDAEGMRAFCPTWTEDERTLRAEWLHTCDERAVLASYEGFHTDDFHADAARLQVPSLLITAQNGDVVRDDDVAELQQATPTMRHVRVPNAGHMIPWDNAAGFYAAFGDFLGATLGGPVSA, translated from the coding sequence ATGCCCTCGACTTTTCAGTACGGCGCCAATGTCGCCGCCAACGGCATTCGTCAGCATTACCTGCGCTACGGCGGCGTGCACGGCGCTCGTGCGGCGCGCCCGGCCATCGTGCTCATTCCCGGCATCACTAGTCCCGCTGTGACGTGGGGCTTCGTCGGCGAAGTGCTCGGCCGGGAGTTCGATACCTATGTGCTCGATGTGCGCGGACGCGGTCTGTCGAGTGCCTCCCCTGAACTGGACTACAGCCTCGACGCGCAAGCCGACGACGTTGTGGCACTGATCGCTGCGCTCAAGCTGGACCGAGCGATCCTCGTTGGTCATTCGATGGGGGCGCGCATCGCCGCACGTGCCGCAATGCGAGAGCCGCGCGGTTTAGTGTCGGTGGTGCTGATCGATCCGCCGGTGTCCGGTCCGGGCCGTCGAGAGTACCCCGGCAAGCTGCCGTGGTACGTCGACTCGATGGCACTCGCCCGCGCCGGTACGGATGCTGAGGGCATGCGCGCGTTCTGCCCCACATGGACCGAAGACGAGCGCACGCTGCGTGCCGAATGGCTGCATACGTGTGACGAGCGTGCCGTGCTGGCGTCATACGAAGGTTTCCACACGGATGACTTCCACGCCGATGCCGCGCGCCTGCAAGTGCCGTCTTTGTTGATCACGGCGCAAAACGGCGACGTAGTGCGCGACGACGATGTGGCCGAGTTGCAGCAGGCCACGCCGACGATGCGTCACGTGCGCGTGCCCAACGCCGGGCACATGATTCCTTGGGACAACGCGGCCGGCTTCTACGCCGCGTTTGGCGATTTCCTCGGGGCAACGCTCGGCGGTCCGGTCAGCGCCTGA
- a CDS encoding (2Fe-2S)-binding protein produces the protein MAVPNSVAGPIALCVNGAHHTVADATPDTPLLYVLRNDLALNGPKYGCGLGQCGACTVLVDGQPTRSCVVPVSVAREREVTTLEGLGSADDLHPIQRAFIDEQAAQCGYCLNGMIMSTKALLDRNPMPDDAAIHDALRFNLCRCGTHYEIVKAVHRAAQYLRHDPVR, from the coding sequence ATGGCTGTACCGAATTCTGTAGCAGGACCCATCGCGCTGTGCGTAAACGGCGCACACCACACCGTGGCCGACGCCACGCCCGATACGCCACTGCTCTACGTGTTGCGCAATGATCTTGCGCTTAACGGCCCCAAGTATGGCTGCGGGTTGGGTCAGTGCGGCGCCTGCACGGTACTGGTCGATGGCCAGCCCACCCGCTCGTGCGTAGTACCCGTGAGCGTGGCACGCGAACGGGAGGTCACCACGCTCGAAGGCTTGGGCAGCGCCGACGATCTGCACCCCATCCAGCGCGCGTTCATCGACGAGCAGGCGGCCCAGTGCGGTTATTGCCTGAACGGCATGATCATGAGCACCAAGGCGTTGCTCGACCGTAACCCGATGCCCGACGACGCCGCGATACACGACGCGCTGCGATTCAACCTGTGCCGGTGCGGCACGCACTACGAAATCGTCAAGGCCGTGCACCGCGCGGCGCAATATCTGCGACATGACCCGGTTCGATGA
- a CDS encoding MarR family winged helix-turn-helix transcriptional regulator, whose translation MTSRKDSYDFHDQIGHLLRRAYQRHVAIFQDAIPDSDLTAAQFVALCTVKEKQSCSLNDIVKTTAIDQATIRGVIERLKARKLIEVTADPSDGRKLLVTATEQGLALINHTVPFAKEVTERTYGALNPAERVALVFLMRKMMDADAAE comes from the coding sequence ATGACGTCGCGAAAAGACTCTTACGACTTCCACGATCAGATCGGCCACCTGCTTCGGCGCGCCTATCAGCGCCACGTCGCCATCTTTCAGGACGCCATCCCCGATTCGGATCTGACGGCGGCGCAATTCGTCGCGCTGTGCACGGTCAAGGAAAAGCAATCGTGCTCGCTCAACGACATCGTCAAGACGACGGCGATCGACCAGGCGACCATTCGAGGCGTGATCGAGCGGCTGAAGGCGCGAAAGCTCATCGAAGTCACGGCCGACCCCAGCGATGGGCGCAAGCTGCTCGTGACCGCCACCGAACAAGGGCTGGCCCTGATCAATCACACCGTGCCGTTTGCCAAGGAAGTGACCGAGCGGACTTACGGTGCGCTGAATCCGGCCGAGCGCGTGGCGCTGGTGTTCCTCATGCGAAAGATGATGGATGCCGACGCGGCAGAATGA
- a CDS encoding c-type cytochrome, with amino-acid sequence MTRFDDDARHRALEGSSRGAALSEADPATSPPSDGPHATYGWPTRDGDAVAHLDVAAQTRTDGTLRTWRYRADVGSDIAPGDAALPVRPSQEAAALPPQLYRLDASAVQVSDAGHRIPPQAHTFARESFMDEVAAEADQDPVGYRLYHLDPERDAGPREVIRMVAQRAAWGLPERADAIGAPTGWQRGRGFAFDGEASSTDEGAAPDTWSAWVVDLDVNPQSGEIAIRRVVAGQATGEPGAAPEVGGLPAWQITDAMQRALGMAWDAVPTHDETGSAGDRQTAMALALQRALTQASTAPDSADTSHTLSSLDAERLARSAAPAAAAIANALFDATGVRLRRPPFDPASLRNALRDANVLPENAPANQRRPARWRRWLAGGGIGGVVGGLIGLACAMLPGAPALAPIAAADNTLWSSATLERGRQVALAGDCAVCHTAAGGAVNAGGLALETPFGTVYSTNLTPDTDTGIGRWSYAAFARAMREGISRDGSHLYPAFPYTAFAKMSEPDMLALYAYLMSQPAVANTPPKTALPFPLNQRRLVAGWNWLYHDTAEYRPDPAQSTLWNRGRYLVDGAGHCGACHTPRNMLGAEREKLYLRGGEAEGWRAPPLVASPDAPVPWTEAALFDYLRTGFSPEHGVAAGPMAPVVSGLAALPETDVRAIAHYIASLSPQTDASQVADLARQRANGVDLATTLGMENGRRTFEAACAVCHTESGGVGHFGVRPLMGLNTSVSQAKPDNLMHVLMNGIDQPATEALGYMPGFREAFDDRQMAELASYIRARYAPDQPAWRDLDAAAARARTAPSH; translated from the coding sequence ATGACCCGGTTCGATGACGATGCGCGCCATCGCGCGCTTGAGGGCAGCTCCCGTGGTGCCGCGCTGAGCGAGGCTGACCCAGCAACATCGCCGCCGAGCGACGGGCCGCATGCCACCTACGGCTGGCCCACACGGGACGGCGATGCTGTCGCCCATCTCGATGTGGCGGCCCAGACCCGCACTGACGGCACACTCCGCACGTGGCGCTATCGCGCCGACGTGGGCAGCGACATCGCACCCGGCGACGCGGCGCTTCCCGTGCGGCCGTCGCAAGAAGCCGCCGCGCTACCGCCGCAGTTGTATCGCCTAGACGCCAGTGCGGTGCAGGTGAGCGACGCGGGTCACCGCATTCCGCCGCAAGCCCATACGTTCGCACGCGAATCGTTCATGGATGAAGTGGCGGCCGAAGCTGATCAGGACCCGGTCGGCTACCGGCTATACCATCTCGACCCCGAGCGCGACGCCGGCCCCCGCGAAGTGATTCGCATGGTCGCGCAACGTGCTGCGTGGGGGTTGCCGGAGCGGGCCGACGCCATCGGCGCGCCCACCGGCTGGCAACGCGGACGGGGTTTCGCTTTCGATGGCGAGGCATCGAGCACTGACGAAGGCGCCGCCCCGGACACTTGGTCGGCGTGGGTCGTCGATCTCGACGTCAATCCGCAGTCGGGTGAAATCGCCATTCGCCGCGTGGTCGCCGGTCAGGCCACCGGTGAGCCCGGCGCAGCGCCCGAGGTTGGCGGCCTGCCTGCATGGCAGATCACCGACGCGATGCAGCGTGCATTGGGCATGGCGTGGGATGCCGTCCCGACGCATGATGAAACCGGCAGTGCGGGCGACAGACAGACCGCCATGGCGCTCGCACTCCAACGCGCTTTGACGCAGGCCAGCACTGCGCCCGACAGCGCAGACACTTCCCACACCCTTTCAAGCCTCGACGCCGAGCGTCTGGCGCGCTCTGCGGCACCGGCCGCCGCCGCGATCGCCAACGCGTTGTTCGATGCCACCGGCGTTCGGCTGCGCCGGCCACCCTTCGATCCGGCAAGTCTGCGCAATGCACTTCGCGACGCGAACGTGCTACCGGAAAATGCCCCCGCCAATCAGCGTCGCCCTGCCCGCTGGCGCCGTTGGCTAGCAGGTGGAGGAATTGGCGGCGTGGTTGGCGGATTGATCGGACTGGCGTGTGCCATGTTGCCCGGTGCGCCCGCGCTTGCGCCGATTGCTGCGGCGGACAACACGCTATGGTCCAGCGCAACGCTTGAGCGCGGCCGTCAGGTCGCGTTGGCTGGCGACTGTGCCGTCTGCCATACGGCTGCGGGCGGCGCCGTCAATGCAGGCGGCCTCGCACTCGAGACGCCATTCGGCACCGTCTACTCGACCAACCTCACCCCGGACACAGACACCGGCATCGGGCGGTGGTCTTACGCCGCGTTCGCGCGCGCGATGCGTGAAGGCATTTCGCGCGACGGCTCTCATCTGTACCCGGCCTTCCCGTACACTGCGTTCGCAAAGATGAGCGAGCCCGACATGCTCGCCCTGTACGCCTATCTGATGTCGCAGCCCGCCGTCGCCAATACACCGCCGAAGACTGCGCTGCCGTTCCCGCTCAACCAGCGGCGTCTGGTGGCCGGTTGGAACTGGCTGTATCACGACACGGCCGAATACCGCCCCGATCCTGCGCAATCGACGCTATGGAATCGCGGCCGCTATCTCGTCGACGGCGCGGGCCATTGCGGTGCCTGTCACACGCCGCGCAACATGCTCGGCGCCGAGCGCGAGAAGCTGTATTTGCGCGGTGGCGAGGCCGAAGGCTGGCGCGCGCCGCCGCTCGTGGCATCCCCCGACGCGCCGGTGCCGTGGACGGAAGCTGCCTTGTTCGACTACCTGCGAACCGGCTTCTCGCCCGAACACGGGGTTGCCGCCGGGCCGATGGCACCTGTTGTGTCCGGCCTCGCTGCACTGCCCGAAACGGATGTCCGGGCGATCGCGCATTACATCGCCTCGCTCTCACCACAGACGGATGCATCGCAGGTCGCCGACCTTGCGCGGCAACGCGCCAACGGCGTCGATCTCGCTACAACGCTGGGCATGGAGAATGGCCGACGCACCTTCGAGGCGGCATGCGCCGTCTGTCATACCGAGTCGGGCGGCGTCGGGCACTTTGGCGTGCGCCCGCTCATGGGGCTCAACACGAGCGTGAGTCAGGCCAAGCCCGACAACCTCATGCATGTCCTGATGAATGGCATCGACCAGCCCGCTACCGAAGCGCTCGGCTACATGCCGGGTTTTCGCGAGGCATTCGACGACCGGCAGATGGCCGAGCTCGCGTCGTATATCCGCGCACGCTATGCGCCTGACCAGCCCGCGTGGCGAGACCTTGACGCCGCGGCGGCGCGCGCCCGCACTGCCCCATCTCACTGA
- a CDS encoding isochorismatase family protein gives MSDTPQHAEAHVYQRQGFGTPLPVHGNIGLLIVDLVVGFADPKTFGGGNIPQAIARTVDALALARQHGWPVAHSRIVYAGDGSDDNVFSLKVPGMATLTEDHPNSAIVPELTPAPGELVVRKVVPSAFFGTQLAPWLSQRAVQTLLVAGAVTSGCVRASVVDAMSYGFRPLVLSDCVGDRAIAPHEANLFDMQQKYAAVMPLADAIDEIEKRTR, from the coding sequence ATGAGTGATACCCCGCAACACGCTGAAGCCCACGTTTATCAGCGGCAAGGCTTTGGCACGCCGCTGCCGGTGCACGGCAACATCGGCTTGCTGATCGTCGATCTGGTGGTCGGCTTTGCCGATCCGAAGACCTTTGGCGGCGGCAACATTCCCCAAGCCATCGCACGAACGGTCGATGCGCTGGCATTGGCGCGCCAGCACGGCTGGCCCGTGGCGCATAGCCGCATCGTCTACGCCGGCGACGGCAGCGACGACAACGTCTTTTCGCTCAAAGTGCCGGGCATGGCGACACTCACCGAAGATCACCCGAACAGCGCGATCGTGCCCGAGCTCACCCCGGCGCCGGGCGAATTGGTGGTTCGCAAGGTCGTGCCGTCGGCATTCTTTGGCACGCAACTCGCGCCATGGCTGTCGCAGCGCGCCGTGCAGACGCTGCTCGTGGCCGGGGCAGTCACCAGCGGCTGCGTGCGGGCCAGCGTCGTCGATGCGATGTCGTACGGTTTTCGCCCGCTCGTATTGTCCGACTGTGTGGGCGACCGCGCCATTGCGCCGCACGAGGCGAATCTGTTCGATATGCAGCAAAAATACGCGGCAGTGATGCCGCTGGCGGATGCGATCGACGAGATCGAGAAGCGCACCCGCTGA
- a CDS encoding xanthine dehydrogenase family protein molybdopterin-binding subunit: protein MNRSELLARDGCLTVIRQPAVPIKPAPGQPGSHSTFVPVVPEVFVAVLDDGRILAFNGHVDLGTGIRTSLAQIVAEELDVEAARVQMQLGHTDATPNQGPTIASATIQISAVPLRCAAAQARHALIELASRRFGIPVTNLRCDGGRIFGENEAGVACSASFAELVKGERVALTLDLHTPVKDPATYRIVGKSSRRVDLPAKASGQLTFVHDMRVPGMLHGRVVRPPYSGIDTGAFVGTSLLSVDESSVAHLPGVKAVVVIGDFVGVVALREEQAIRAARELRVTWKPLPALPSMNDPAAAVASAPAKRRALLEEGDVDAAFARDDVVTLERTYVWPYQMHGSIGPSCALADYRAADDGRITVWSGTQNPVSLRYDLAQLISRDEADIDIVRMEAAGCYGRNCADDVCGDALLLSRAVGAPVRVQLSRADEHLWEPKGTGQVVTVRGAATRAGELLAYDFVSRYPSNDAPILAALLTGQVPPIGGVFEMGDRTAVSPYESPSRRFACDDMAPLVRASWFRGVSALPNSFAHDSFADEMAAATGVDPLQFKLAHLKDTRAIELVTAVATRAGWTPRSQDSSRWETEQRYVRGRGVAYARYVHSRFPGFGAAWSAWIADVLVDRVTGEVRVERVTVGQDTGTMINPDGVRHQLHGNVVQVLSRSLKERVRFVDGRVASREWGSYPILTFAELPALDVVLMPRQGEPPMGAGESASVPGPAALANAIYDATGVRIVVPPFTPETVRAALAQAGRLLHSPQPTATST, encoded by the coding sequence GTGAACCGCTCTGAATTGCTGGCGCGCGACGGCTGCCTGACGGTAATCCGCCAGCCTGCCGTGCCAATCAAGCCTGCGCCCGGCCAGCCCGGCAGTCATTCGACCTTCGTGCCCGTCGTGCCCGAGGTCTTTGTCGCCGTGCTCGACGACGGCCGCATCCTTGCGTTCAACGGTCACGTCGACCTCGGTACCGGTATCCGCACATCGCTGGCGCAGATCGTTGCCGAGGAGCTTGACGTCGAGGCTGCACGGGTTCAGATGCAGTTGGGTCACACCGACGCCACGCCGAATCAGGGCCCGACCATCGCGAGCGCGACCATTCAGATCTCCGCGGTGCCGCTGCGCTGCGCCGCCGCTCAGGCGCGCCACGCGCTGATCGAACTGGCGAGCCGTCGCTTCGGCATTCCGGTGACGAATTTGCGCTGCGACGGCGGCCGGATCTTCGGCGAAAACGAAGCTGGCGTCGCTTGCAGCGCTTCGTTTGCAGAGTTAGTGAAAGGCGAGCGCGTTGCCCTCACGCTTGACCTGCACACGCCCGTCAAAGACCCCGCGACGTATCGGATCGTTGGCAAATCGTCGCGTCGCGTCGATCTGCCCGCCAAGGCGAGCGGCCAACTGACGTTCGTACACGACATGCGTGTGCCGGGCATGCTGCATGGCCGCGTGGTACGGCCGCCCTACAGCGGCATTGATACAGGGGCGTTCGTCGGCACGTCGCTACTATCGGTCGACGAGTCGTCCGTCGCGCATTTGCCGGGCGTGAAGGCTGTCGTCGTCATTGGTGACTTTGTTGGCGTAGTCGCGTTGCGTGAGGAGCAAGCCATCCGCGCAGCGCGCGAGCTACGCGTGACGTGGAAGCCATTGCCCGCGCTACCGTCGATGAATGACCCGGCGGCAGCAGTTGCCTCGGCACCGGCAAAACGCCGGGCGTTGCTGGAGGAGGGCGATGTCGATGCCGCGTTCGCACGCGACGACGTCGTGACGCTTGAGCGCACTTACGTCTGGCCCTATCAGATGCATGGTTCGATCGGGCCATCGTGCGCACTGGCAGACTATCGCGCCGCTGATGACGGGCGAATCACCGTCTGGTCCGGCACCCAGAATCCGGTGTCGTTACGTTACGACCTTGCGCAGCTGATTTCACGGGACGAGGCGGACATCGATATCGTTCGCATGGAGGCGGCAGGCTGCTATGGGCGCAATTGTGCCGACGATGTCTGTGGCGACGCCTTGCTGCTTTCGCGTGCGGTCGGTGCGCCCGTGCGCGTGCAACTGTCGCGTGCCGACGAGCATCTGTGGGAGCCGAAAGGCACGGGGCAGGTGGTCACGGTGCGTGGTGCTGCCACCCGTGCCGGTGAATTGCTCGCCTACGACTTTGTCTCGCGCTATCCGTCAAACGACGCCCCGATTCTCGCGGCACTGTTGACGGGGCAAGTCCCGCCGATTGGCGGCGTCTTCGAGATGGGCGACCGCACGGCGGTGTCGCCGTACGAGAGCCCGAGCCGGCGCTTTGCTTGCGACGACATGGCGCCGCTCGTGCGCGCATCATGGTTTCGGGGCGTCTCGGCACTCCCCAATTCGTTTGCGCATGACTCGTTTGCCGACGAAATGGCCGCCGCCACTGGCGTCGATCCTTTGCAGTTCAAGCTGGCTCACCTTAAAGACACGCGCGCCATCGAGTTGGTGACGGCGGTCGCCACACGCGCCGGTTGGACGCCGCGCTCGCAAGATTCGTCGCGCTGGGAAACCGAACAGCGCTACGTGCGCGGGCGTGGCGTGGCCTATGCACGCTACGTCCACAGCCGCTTCCCGGGCTTCGGTGCGGCATGGTCGGCGTGGATTGCGGATGTGCTGGTCGATCGTGTGACGGGGGAGGTTCGGGTCGAGCGAGTGACGGTCGGCCAAGACACCGGCACGATGATCAATCCGGATGGCGTGCGTCATCAACTGCACGGCAACGTCGTGCAGGTGCTCAGCCGCTCGCTCAAAGAGCGCGTTCGCTTCGTCGATGGGCGGGTGGCGAGTCGCGAGTGGGGCAGCTATCCGATTTTGACGTTTGCCGAACTGCCCGCGCTGGACGTCGTGCTCATGCCGCGTCAGGGGGAGCCGCCGATGGGTGCCGGAGAGTCGGCATCGGTGCCGGGGCCGGCAGCACTGGCCAACGCGATCTACGACGCGACGGGCGTGCGCATCGTCGTGCCGCCTTTCACACCTGAGACCGTGCGTGCCGCTTTGGCGCAGGCCGGGCGGTTGCTGCATTCACCACAACCGACGGCCACGTCAACGTAA
- a CDS encoding maleate cis-trans isomerase family protein, producing the protein MSKRYRIGQIVPSSNTTMETEIPAMLRLRETIRPERFTFHSSRMRMKKVVKEELAAMDAESDRCALELSDARVDVLGYACLVAIMAMGHGYHRISQKRLTEQTIANGGAAPVLTSAGALVDALRVIGAKRIVVVAPYMVPLTELVVDYIRNEGFDVIAYRALEIPDNLDVGRHDPSRLPDIVKTLPYQDADAIVLSACVQMPSLPAVAQVEAMTGKPVITAAIATTYAMLRELDLEPIVPGAGALLSGAY; encoded by the coding sequence ATGAGCAAGCGCTACCGCATCGGCCAGATCGTGCCGAGTTCGAACACCACCATGGAAACCGAGATCCCCGCGATGCTGCGGCTGCGCGAGACGATCCGGCCGGAACGGTTCACGTTCCACTCAAGCCGGATGCGTATGAAAAAGGTCGTGAAGGAAGAGCTTGCTGCGATGGATGCCGAGTCGGATCGCTGCGCCCTCGAACTGAGCGATGCGCGCGTCGACGTGCTTGGCTACGCGTGCCTCGTCGCGATCATGGCGATGGGACACGGCTATCACCGCATCTCGCAGAAGCGACTGACCGAGCAGACCATTGCCAATGGCGGCGCAGCGCCGGTACTCACCAGCGCAGGGGCGCTTGTGGATGCACTGCGCGTGATTGGTGCCAAGCGCATCGTGGTGGTCGCGCCATACATGGTGCCGCTGACCGAACTCGTGGTGGACTACATCCGCAACGAGGGCTTTGACGTGATTGCCTACCGTGCGCTGGAAATCCCCGACAACCTCGACGTCGGCCGCCACGATCCGAGCCGCCTGCCGGATATCGTCAAGACGTTGCCTTACCAGGACGCCGACGCGATCGTCTTGTCGGCGTGCGTGCAAATGCCTTCGCTGCCCGCCGTTGCACAGGTTGAGGCCATGACGGGCAAGCCGGTGATCACCGCCGCCATCGCCACGACCTACGCGATGCTGCGTGAGCTGGATCTCGAGCCGATCGTGCCGGGGGCGGGGGCGCTGTTGTCCGGCGCGTACTGA
- a CDS encoding FAD-dependent monooxygenase has protein sequence MSKPRIAIIGAGLGGTAAAGLLERSGYDVALYEQAPAFSRLGAGIHLGPNVMKIMRRLGIEDALNVMGSHPDFWYSRDWKTAEALSQIPLGDFALKTYGATYLTVHRGDFHALMTQAIAPGTIRFGKCLQSVEDTGNEVRLTFTDGTTETADILIGADGVNSKIREHLLGAEPPRYTGYVAHRAVFPASLLANKPYDMCVKWWSEDRHMMVYYVTEKKDEYYYVTGVPQKEWPEGVSMLPSSREEMLEAFAGYHADVQHLIEVSPTITKWPLLERDPLPMWSRGRLVLLGDACHPMKPHMAQGAAMAIEDAAMLTRCLDEVGVTDYGNAFALYEANRAARASEVQRVSHNNTWLRTNEDPAWVFGYDVFEIPLVPASSLTVAPPLTAAA, from the coding sequence ATGAGCAAACCACGCATCGCCATCATTGGCGCCGGCTTGGGCGGCACGGCCGCAGCCGGTCTGTTGGAACGCAGCGGCTACGACGTCGCGCTGTACGAGCAGGCACCCGCCTTCTCCCGCTTGGGCGCCGGCATTCACCTTGGGCCCAACGTGATGAAAATCATGCGTCGCCTGGGTATCGAAGATGCGCTGAACGTGATGGGCTCGCACCCTGACTTCTGGTACAGCCGTGACTGGAAGACGGCCGAAGCGCTGTCGCAGATTCCGTTGGGTGACTTTGCGCTGAAGACTTATGGCGCGACCTACCTGACCGTGCACCGTGGCGACTTTCATGCATTGATGACGCAGGCCATCGCCCCCGGCACGATCCGCTTCGGCAAATGCCTGCAATCGGTGGAAGACACGGGCAATGAGGTGCGCCTGACCTTCACGGACGGCACTACCGAGACGGCCGACATCCTGATCGGTGCGGACGGCGTCAATTCGAAGATTCGCGAGCATCTGCTCGGCGCCGAACCCCCGCGCTACACGGGCTATGTGGCACACCGCGCTGTGTTCCCGGCATCGTTGCTGGCCAACAAGCCTTACGACATGTGCGTGAAGTGGTGGTCTGAAGATCGCCACATGATGGTCTACTACGTGACCGAGAAGAAGGACGAGTATTACTACGTGACCGGTGTGCCGCAGAAGGAATGGCCGGAGGGCGTTTCGATGCTGCCGAGCAGCCGCGAGGAGATGCTCGAAGCGTTTGCCGGTTATCACGCCGACGTGCAGCACCTGATCGAAGTCTCGCCGACGATCACCAAATGGCCGCTGCTGGAGCGCGACCCGTTGCCGATGTGGAGTCGTGGCCGTCTGGTGTTGCTTGGCGACGCCTGCCACCCCATGAAGCCGCACATGGCACAAGGTGCCGCAATGGCCATCGAGGACGCCGCGATGCTCACGCGCTGCCTCGACGAAGTGGGCGTGACGGACTACGGCAACGCCTTTGCGCTTTACGAAGCGAATCGCGCGGCGCGCGCCTCCGAGGTGCAGCGTGTGTCCCACAACAATACGTGGCTGCGCACCAATGAGGATCCTGCTTGGGTATTCGGCTACGATGTGTTCGAGATTCCCCTCGTTCCCGCCTCGTCGCTTACGGTGGCGCCGCCGTTGACGGCCGCCGCCTGA
- a CDS encoding M29 family metallopeptidase, translating to MAISDYQLIEAWKEVLTLSKLERGQTVTILTSASTHPQTLQCALIATQSMGAIVNRLDLPPVNGDKAFSRDSLAYLGTTPLTGNRAAIAALKESDLVLDLMTLLFSPEQHDILKSGTKILLAVEPPEVLARMVPTLADKARVLAAAAKLSAAREMRVTSPAGTSFICPMGEFGPTAEYGFVDEPGRWDHWPSGFALSYPNDHTAHGTIVIDRGDILLPQKRYVTEPIVLTIEKGYATRIEGGVDAALLRDYMETFRDPEGYAISHIGWGLQPRARWSTLGLYDREATIGMDARAFEGNFLFSLGPNNEGGGSRTTTCHIDIPLRNCTVSLDDAVMVKDGRVIND from the coding sequence ATGGCGATTAGCGATTACCAATTGATCGAAGCGTGGAAAGAGGTGCTCACGCTCTCGAAGCTAGAGCGCGGCCAGACCGTCACGATTCTCACCAGCGCGTCGACGCATCCGCAAACGCTCCAGTGCGCATTGATCGCCACGCAGTCGATGGGCGCCATCGTCAACCGGCTCGATCTGCCGCCGGTCAATGGCGATAAGGCGTTTAGCCGCGACTCGCTTGCGTATCTCGGCACGACACCGCTGACCGGCAACCGAGCCGCAATTGCGGCGCTCAAGGAAAGCGACCTCGTGCTCGACCTGATGACGCTGTTGTTCTCGCCAGAACAACACGACATTCTCAAAAGCGGCACGAAAATCCTGCTGGCGGTCGAGCCGCCGGAAGTGCTGGCGCGCATGGTGCCGACGCTGGCCGACAAGGCGCGCGTACTGGCGGCGGCCGCCAAGCTGAGCGCCGCGCGCGAGATGCGGGTGACGTCGCCGGCCGGCACGTCGTTCATTTGCCCGATGGGTGAATTCGGTCCGACGGCGGAGTACGGTTTCGTCGATGAACCCGGGCGATGGGATCACTGGCCGAGCGGTTTTGCGTTGTCGTATCCGAACGATCACACCGCGCACGGCACCATCGTGATCGATCGCGGCGACATCCTTCTGCCGCAAAAGCGTTATGTCACGGAGCCGATCGTACTGACCATCGAGAAGGGTTACGCCACGCGCATCGAAGGCGGCGTTGATGCCGCGCTGCTGCGTGACTACATGGAGACGTTCCGCGACCCCGAGGGCTACGCCATCTCGCACATCGGCTGGGGGCTGCAACCGCGTGCGCGCTGGTCAACGCTGGGCCTGTACGACAGGGAGGCCACCATCGGCATGGACGCGCGTGCGTTCGAAGGCAACTTTCTGTTCTCGCTCGGCCCGAACAACGAAGGCGGCGGCAGTCGCACCACGACGTGTCACATCGACATTCCGCTGCGCAACTGCACCGTGTCGCTCGATGACGCCGTCATGGTGAAAGACGGTCGAGTGATCAACGATTGA